TTATATAAATAAAACTGTTGTGTAACATAGTATTTAACAGCCTTCTGTGTTCCTATAAAACTATATGTTGCGACCAAGTTACTTGTTCTCATCTTTCTTTAGATTGTTGTTAACGCCCACAAAGGGGAAAGTCATTAGTTAAACATGGGAGAAGTGATTAGTTAAAGGTCCTCCTTTATCAAGGGTTGAATTTCAAGTTATTGGCGTAAAGTTGAATTTCAAGTTTTTGGGAATAACGTCAATATTTcgaaaaaattacctaaaattgtgatttaGGTCTGAACGTATACTTGCAAGAGACTTCAATATTGAAGTTAGAAAAGAATTTAAACAGGAATTTAGTAGATTAGAACGTGTGAATTTAGTAGATTAGAACGTGTATATACTTGAAGGGTGTCTTTGGAGTAACGTCACTTTGAAAATTTGTTAGGGTCAATTTTTTAGTGGAGATAGAAATAGTAGGAAAGATTTGGGGAGGGTTCCTTTTCTAGGGTTGACAATGGGTAGGGCAAACCCTATCCTAACTCTATGCGctggttgaaaattttattaaaatttattctacTCTATCCTATCcacaaaaatatcaatttttttcaaagtaaatataaaattcaatcatttcgaattttatacatattaataaaataaaaaataaaaaactaatgctttaaattactaaaattaacaaactaGTTTAGTGGTTGTTCACTTCTTATAAGTCTTTACACCCTAAACCCGTACTCTATCCTATTGGCAAGCATACCTGGACCGATCTCCATCCTATCAGTAGCAGGTCGAATTGCCTACTCGAACAGGTTGAGTCGAGTTGGGTACTTGCGGGTATGAATTGCCAGCCCTATTCCTTTTATCGTGTCCAACATCTTTAAAGAAGTCGTGTACATGATAGAGGCTATTTCTTTTGGGTGAGCCTTTATTCttattgaactttactttaTGTTTCCAGTTAGAATATcaacattaattataatttttttttcatttaatacaaaaaattttgtaataCACGTTGAatcaatttaaaagataaaataaatataattaattaccataaaataaatataatttattaccaTTTGAGCAACCATGATCGGAAGTTGTTGAACACGGAAATGGTGCTGTCAATCCCACTGAAGAAGACTAATCCGGTGGAGCTGTACCTGCCGTTACGCAAGTTGGTAGCCTCAGAATACTCGGAGAGCGATGCAGAAAAAGTTGAAAGCGTTCTGGAAACCCTAAACAAATGCCGCAGGGACATGGTGGAGCGTAGAGGGGACCTCTCCCTTCCCATGCAACGTGACTGCCTCATCCACTACTTCAAATGCCTTTGCATGGTTGAGCCACTCTTCAACCCTGAGCATAAGGATGGGGTCTCCTCACAGCGCAACGCCATCCAATTGGAGAAGGCCGCTGTTCTCTTCAACATTGGAGCCATCCACAGCCAGATTGCTGCCTCTTGCGACCGTACCACCGCCCTTGGCCGTCACCTTGCAATGGACGCCTTTAGAGTTGCCGCCAATTTCTTCGACATACTCTGGAAGGATTTTGCCAAGGACGTGGTCTCCGCCACCCTCGATTTGACTCCACTCTTCGCGCAGTTTCTGCACTACCTCTTCCCCGCTCAGGCTTCCGAGCTCGAATTACAGCAACAACTCAACAACAACGACGCCAGTAACGCTTTCCAAAAACACGAATGTGCCGGGGAGTTTGTATCGGTCAGTCTTGACGCTTGAttgatttttcatttatttttaattctgatgatgatgatgatgatgtaggTTTATGGGCTTTATTTGAGTGCATGTTTAGTGATATCTAAGGTTTCGGGTGCCGCTGTACGGAAACATGTCTACTCTTTTGACCGAACCTGGGTAACTCATCTTCGCCAGAAGATGAAATTCTTTCAGCCGGAGGTTCGTCAGAGGAGGAAATCATCCTTCCTACCCGAATCCGAGGGACCTGATGTATACTCATGGGTCACATCTTGTGCTCCTGATGATGATGCAGAATGTGTCACTGAGATTTTAGTTAGAGGGTTTTGCAGGGGCTCGATGATGCCCGTGCTACCAAAAAAATGAACAAATATGCATTGACCTGATCCTCTCAGAGTACAACCCTTTCAAGCTTATGTAGGATGGAAAGCTGGTGGCTTACCCATGGGACATGCCTCCTCCTTATCCAACAAATTAGGCAATTCTCTCATCTTCGGTGTCTTCTTCGCCGTTCTCACATATTCATGCACTCCTTCCTTTGAAGAAGAGTGAGCCCTTGAATCTCTATGAGTCCCTGCGCAGTTACTTTGTCCTCAAATACTCTGAGAGCATGGCAAAGAGAGTAGAAGGCCTTGTCGCAATGGTACACAAATTGCGCAATCAGATGCTGCGTGATGACCTTTCTTTGCCCTTTCGCCGTGACTGCCTCATCCGTTATTTCAAATGCCTTTGCATGATTGAGCCTTTCTTTCCTATGAATGGCTCACCCAACCCACATATCTTTGTTTGGTACAATGCAATTGACCCGTAACAGGACTCTTCTCAACATAACATCCATTTGGAGAAGGCCTCTGTTCTCTTCAACCTGGTAGCCCTCTGCACCCACATTGCTCTCTCCTGCGATCTCTCCACCAACCATGGCCATCGCCTTGCCATGGACGCCTTAAAGGATCCTTTAACTTGGATCTTTCGACTGTGGTTGAATTCTAACAATGTATCTGGCACGTTTGACTTGTCCCAACAATACATCAGTATGATAAACAATGAGATTGACAAGTTGAAATTGAAGTTTTGTCATCCCCAATCTGATGTATCATCATTAGCTGGATACCCTGTATGTATAATCATCTACCTTTTCAGTTGATCTTTTCATTGTACGATTGACTGATGTCAATCTTGATTTGTTAAGTTGTTCGATTGAAATGATGCAGGCTTCAACTTATGATCCGTCGAGTGATGTCACCGAACAGTTTCTTTTAGGGTATTGGAAGGCTCACTCCCTGCTTGGAGTGTTTTGTGAAGCACCATGCTTGGACCTTCTCTCTGAGGTTAGCCCTGTCAAGATTAAGGATGGAAATCTTGTGGCCAATGTAACCTGGGAGGCACCAAATTTGGCATTGGAGAACATGAGCTTGCAGGAGACACAACATTAACATTCCCGTTGAGAAAAACTAAACAAGCTTTAGAAATgaactttacttttttttttaattggatgttGGAACTTTGTTTGTTGATGCTAGAACTCTTCTTATGAAATATTATCCTCGTGATTTTGTTGGTTGATGTATGAATATATTCCTTTTTATTCATCACCAAGCAGCGATTTGAATGCCTCTGATATCATCTTGTAGCTATTGTTAGATATTGTTACATATTGGTAAATTGAGCTTGTTCAGTGTTTCCAATCTTCCATCGATCTGCggctaaaaattttaaacaagcaGATAATATAGTTTCATTTAGAATCATTCTTATTTTTTGATGAACAAATTCTTATTAGGAAAGTTATACCGTACAGATTTAAATATGTACAGATATGCAGATATTTTATTTCTATCACAAAAATACTGGCACATGGTATGAAGTGTAGTTGAGAAAGAGCTTGAGAATGAATTCTAATAGTGGTTCAAAAAATTTGCTCAAGAGGCAATATGAATAATgagctgagcttgaactttccTTATCACTGTATAATGAAAGTCAGTTTTTTTTCCCTCATAGAAATGGTGGAATAATAATGGTGAAATTTGAATATAActgttttgtcgatttttagcaaatcgatggTGGTTCGATTCTAATAGTTTGGGAATGAAACCAATTCCTCTGTGCGAGTACCAATTTTCTAGAAGTGCATCAAAGCATTTTTGATTAGACACATTTtgacaatgaaaaataaaaataaatttgtaaaattaataaatgcaattcgaaaattaaaattcttgaataaagactaaataaattatgaaaaggaAGATTtacttgaaaattaaaagaaaagcaataacgataatttaaattaaattgaaagatTAATCAAACAGAATAAAGTGTAGAAAGGTAAAATAGACAAAGAAGGTAAAGAACACttgaaaaataaacttaattgaAATGTTAAGttttatagaaaagaaaataaattaaagaagaaagtgGGAGGAACCTTACAGAAAGTGTAACTCGATTGCAAACTCAAGGAATCGCTGAGATGTGAGAATGCTTAGAGTGTTTTTTCTAAGTGAAAGTTCCAACCCTTATTTCCTAACACTTCACAGTATTTGATACATGCTCGGAAAGACAACAGGGGCATTCTAAGACAAAAGGACAGAATGGGAATTTCACACTTCCAGGACTAGAAGGCCCATCACTAGAGCACGTACAAAGAAGTTCAAAGAGAGTTTTGGGAACCTCGCAGCGCTTGTGCATATGGAGTTATATCAAGTTCTAACCAAGGAAGAATGGGCAGGCCCATTGGGTTAAGTCAGGACAGTAAGAAGCCCAATAATACTTTGCGAATTCAGTGGGAGGCataatttatctttaaattttgaaattctagacttttattttagtttgttatGTGGTCAAAAGTTTGTTAGAGgacttattttaaatttgctatgcttagtagtatttttagggattttaaatttaaatcaaatctgatctaatctaataagatcaaatctaatttaaattagttatcatatctttaggattttaaaatttaaatcaaatctgatctaatccaataagatcaaatatgatttaaaatagttatcttatcttttagttagttgTTAGGTGTctatttaaacacctttggtGAGACAATTTACATAACTTTGATGAATAAATTTCAGTTGCTTTTAAGCACGTTTATTGTGTGAgaagtgaggtgagtgatttgcttcGCTTGTTGCATGAGAAAGATTGAAGGATCCAACACTAAGGTGATATGCGTGGTGGTTTCTTTCAGTTTTCGTCTCTCTGATCTAGGTTGTTAAGGACaagttctttgaaggtctagtaggGAATCCTTTCCGGTGCAtaggttgctaagaacaggtatcttagaggtctagtagaaaaaaccttaatttatcttttatgtttCGGCTGTGTCTCCTTATGCCAATATATTCCTCTTCTTGATGTCATTCTTATCTTGTCCCCCTTTTATTAGGATTTTATTACTTTGAATGTATTAAACCCTTAAACCCCAACATAATTCTTATCAGTATTTATAGGCTATTTTACATAACGGTTAATTAAATttacaattaattacaattaaataagaaattataaattttgaaatacaaTCACTTTTGGTAACTGTTTCCGCTGCGTGATTGTAGATATTCCCCATGTTTTTCCTAACGTAATAAAAGTTACTAATCTTCTCGCTTTCACTTTTATTCAACCAACTCTTCGAAGACTTTGCTCGATTCTTTAAATCGATTTCCTTGCTCTATTTAATCCTCAATCGATTCAACAATATAATCGAAACCCAAGTCGACATTGACTTCTTCCCAAACTCGCACTTAGGTACGCGTCTCCTCGAAAAATCAAACTTAATTCACATCGATCTGACAACTCTCTTCAATCGAAAATATTTTCGACCAACAATAACTAAAGAATACAAAATGTTGTTGTGAGTCCATGAAAAACATTAAATTGAACTTCTTGTACTAAAATCAAATTACTTTGACATTGTATATTATGTAGTTAATtccaagaattttttttaaatgttttactTGAaagatcataaaaaatattaatttttatttttaaaattaaaaaaatttaattttaatatttttcaataaaatatgcATGAcacatttttttgttataatactaaattttttattgtaataaaaataaaatttacaataaaagaagatttttgcgaataataatagtaaaaaaagttaaaattataatatatatctatatgaaaACACATAAATCAATATTTTAAGTGGTATTCGAATACATAATTTCATTTATTTGGCACTGAATTACTAGTTAAATGTTTAttataaagataataaatttttcGGATAATTTGACTTTATTTTAGAATGATGAATTAcgactttatttttaaatagttgAATTGTTACTTTAGTATTAATCATTATTGAAGgtagaaaatatttacaaatattCTCCACATACAAGTCATTTACATATACAAGTCCATACAAGTCTCTTTAACTTAATTCATCTCACGCGCTACTATCTAACCAACATTTCAATAAATGCGTGAATATATAACTGCCTTTTTCaaaagaattttgttttttttttcgaatttccTTAACATTTTCGATCTACGTTCTCTTCTATATTTGTGTTTCTCTTGGTTCGTtttctgtgtttttttttttgcaattttcttcattctttacatttttgaaatcaagttcTAAAATTAGTTTTGATAGTTATCTCattgttgaagataatgaatgatttaagttcagattgtcaattgaaccaGAGTAAAGtggattattgttttgaatccaatcaagtgaCTGAGGTATAGTTcgattttagttaatattttcgTTAGTAGTTTAGGATTCGGTAGGTGAATGATATagtttttgtttgtgaaaattgttgttcatcgttgatggtttgaattgaatgtaacaTAGGAATTCTGCatcaaagaaaatatttttagtatttgcagcaaatttcaGTGTAAAACTAAGACATTTATgtatattgtttaagaattttcggtaGATTTATACTGATagattctgcataattcaaaactcttcatcttcctcctcctcatcttttgctgctttttcttcatcttttcatcgtcatcaccatcttcttctttttttctcttattcatctttctttaaattgtttttaccttctagaatttttttcttgttttactctcttaataagaataaaaacaaaaaaaatcaaacaaagaagaagaagaaacacataatgctacaaaattacttggagGAGAAtaaacttacattcattcaattaaaagaaagaaataagaaaaaataagaaaaaatataacattagagaaaatatttttgtgtaattGCAGCAAATTTTGGTGTAAAACTAAGACATTTATgtatattgtttaagaattttcagtGAATTTGTATAAACTTGTATGACAAAAAGAATTGTACGTGTAGTAGATCTGAAatatttattgttaaaaattatAGTTAATACAGTGCATTGTGAATGATATTTTCTATAAttggtaaaaaatttaaagtaattaagaaaaaattaaataaaattgaatagttaatctttttatttgaaattttttattaatcatataaatGTTAGGTatgaaagtataaaatattaaaataaatctaaaatttattattccATAAGTACAAAATATTTAAGAAGAGGTAAATTGATAAGGATGAACAATTTTAAtaagttttttaatattaaaataagacaaatgaaataaatttaatatgacACAATTAAATAAGAGATAAAGATAGAAggaattgaaataaattaaatatgacaCAAATAAGTTAAAAAGGTTATCAAACTTATGAGTTTgtgaacaataaaaaatattaattcacaattttaaaaCACATAGAATTTCACTAACAAAATAATTCTCATTTAAAGAAATGTTATATGATAATTacttattattagtaaaaaattttaaatcacaattatcattataattacttattttatttaaatggtCGAATAGGTTCATAAATTGTCTTTTTGATAATTACTTATGTGATctaatgattttaaaatagagCACAAATTgtcaaaacttttttattttaaaaatgttttatacACAATTTATAActcaatcaaaagaaaatgtaaaTCACGTTACAGTGTATATCCCAAACAAAATAATTAGGCATCCCAACATATACTGcccaaaaagaaaatgaaaatcacGTTACAGTGTATGTTTTAGGCTTTCAGCCAAGCCAGTTTTTTCATAACCCATGATCATGATCACAAACTCTAATCGCTACAGAAAAGAGCAGAGGCACGTGTCCTTAAATAAAAGCACTAAGAAGAATATCTGTATCTAGCATCTGTATCGTAGTGTttcccttattattattattatcaaatgtgtactttatcttttttagaacaaattaataaagaaaCGATGTTATGATATGAGATGAagcaaaataaatgaaaaaaaacacattgcattaatataatatatgataATGATAACGCATacataatttgataaattttaaattctatattCGATATGAGATGCATGAATACAATGTAAATTCACTAAATTCTATATTCTATATGAGATACATGCCatgaatatatattatgtaaaTACATTAAGTGGTATTGTACTTTTTTGAGGGCTTCTTTTTTTACCATTAATTGTTCTCTGAAGAGTTAGGTTTCTTTCTTGACCATTAAATGTAATCTGGAGAGCTAGGAGAGGGGGGTGTTCTCCGGAGAGTTAGGGAGAGTGTTCTCCCCAAGAGAGCTACGGGATGTTCTCTGGAGAGCTGGTGGAAGTATTCTCTGGAGAGCTGGGGAGGGGCAGGGGGTTAAATTCGAAACGCAGAGTCCATTCACCCGCTAAAACAATCTCCAACATGTAAGTATATGGTAAATCATCTGGTGCCTCCTCAACAAGGTTATCACTCACGTCCACAAACGATCCTCTCAGAACTTCTATGTTATAATTGTGGACTATACCCACTATATTTTTCAAGTATTTTACATCCTTTATCATCTTTGTTATcaccacacacacacacacacacacacacacacatatcgTGATTATCTGGAGTGATCACTCTATGTTCGGGGCCCGGGATGGGCTGTCTAGCAATCAGCTCGAAATGCAAAATATGTTGACCCCGTGAAGTAGTCTGAAGCAGCCTCTGATCATCTGGTGCTGGGCTAAAAGAATGTGGATCATTCTTAGGCTTCAACCAACCTCTTAAATCTTCTTGTCTATATGATCGTATTGTTGCTACGACATATTTCACCTCGTGTACTTCGGTAGTGGTTGTGACCTTATAATTTAAGGTCAAGTCTCCTAGAATCTCCACCAACAAATTAGTCATTGTTCTGCACTTTTTTGATAGAATAGAATACTCAGCTATTGATATGACAATTATGCTCCATTATTAGTAGCTATTAAAAAATTCATACACAGAGACAACTCAGTATTCTAGCCTTTTATTAGTATTGGCAATTgccatatttttcttttaatttcattttgccATGCAACAACCTGTGTTGCTGTCATGGGGAGGGGGAGGGGGAGGGGGTTAAATTCGAAATGCAGAGCCCATTCAACTGCTGAAGCAATCTACAACAGGTAAGTATATGGTAAATTATCTGGTGCTTCCTCAACATGGTTATCACTTATGCCCACAAACGATCCTCTCAAAACTTCTATGTTATAATTGCAGACTATACCCACTATATTTTTCAGATATTCTACATCCATTATCATCTCTGTTATCACCACATGTATATCGTGGTTATATGGAGTGATCACCCTAAGTTCGGGGTCCGAGATGGCCTGTCTAGCAATCAGCTCGAAATGCAAAACATGTTGACTCCGTGAAGCAGTCTGAAGCAGCCTCTGATCATCTGGTGCTGGGGTAAAAGAATGTGGATCATTCTTAGCCTTCAACCAACCTCTTAAATCTTCTTGTCTATAGGAGCATATTGTTGCTACGACATATTTCACCCCGTGTACTTTGGTAGTGGTTGTGACCTTATAATTTAAGGTCAAGTCCCCTGGAATCTCCACCAACAAATTAGCCATTGTTCTGCACTTTTCTGATAGAATAGAATACTCAGCTATTGATATGACAATTATGCTCCTTTACTAGTAGCTATTAAAGAATTAATACACAGAGACAACACAGTATTCTGGCCTTTTACTAGTATTGGCACTTttcatattttacttttaattttattttgccaTGCAACAACCTGTGTTGCTGTCATAGGAGGGGGAGGGGATTAAATTCGAAACACAGAGCCCATTCAACCGCCGAAGCAATCTACAACAGGTAAGTATATGGTAAATCATCTAGTGCCTCCTCAACATGGTTATCACTCACGTCCCCAAACGATCCTCTCAGAATCTCTATGTTATAATTGCGAACTATACCCACTATGATTTTCAGCTATTCTACATCCTTTATCATCTCTATTATCACCACATGTATATCATGGTTATCTGGAGTGATCACCCTAAGTTCGAGGCACGGGAAGGGCTGTCTAGCAATCAGCtcgaaaagtaaaatatattgACCACGTGAAGCAGTTTAAAGCAACCTCTGATCATCTGGTGCTGGGGAAAAAGAATGTGGATCATTCTTAGCCTTCAACCAACCCCTTAAATCTTCTTGTCTATAGGAGCATATTGTCGCTACGACATATTTCACCTCGTGTACTTCGGTAGTGGTTGTGACCTTATAATTTAAGGTCAAGTCGCCTGGAATCTCCACCAACAAATTAGCCATTGTTCTGCACTTTTTTGATAGAATAGAATACTCAGCTATTGATTTGACAGTTATGCTCCTTTATTAGTAGTTATTAAAGAATTCATACACAGAGACAACTCAGTATTCTGCCCTTTTACTAGTATTGGCACTTGCcatattttccttttaattttattttgtcatgCAACAACCTGTGTTGCTGTCATGGGGAGCGGGTGGTGGTTAAATTCGAAACGCAAAACCCATTCACCCACAATCTCCAACAGGTAAGTATATGGTAAATCATCTGGTGCCTCCTCAACATGGTTATCACTCACACCCCACAAACGATCCTCTCAGAACTTCTATGTTATAATTGCGGACTATACCTATTATATTTTTCAGGTATTCTACATTCTTTATCATCTCTGTTATCACCACATATATAACATGGTTATCTGGAGTGATCACCCTAAGTTCAGGGACTGGGATGGGCTGTCTAGCAATCAACTCGAAATGCAAAATATGTTAACCTCGTGATGCAGTCAGAAGCAGCCTCTGATCATCTTGTGCTGGGATAAAAGAATGTGGATCATTCTTAGCCTTTAACCAACCTCTTAAATCTTCGTTTCCATAGAAGCGTATTGTTGCTACGACATATTTCACCTCGTGTACTTTGGCAGTGGTTGTGACCTTATAATTTAAGGTCAAGTCCCCTATAATCTCTTCCAACAAATTAGCCATTATTCTGcacttttttttatagaatagaATACTCAGTTATTGATATGACTATTATGCTCCTTTACTAGTAGCTATTAAAGAATTCATACACAGAGACAACTCAATCTTCTGACCTTTTACTAGTATTAACAattgccaaattttttttaatttcattttgtcatGCAACAACCTATGTTGCTGTCATGGGGAGAGGGAGAGGTTAAATTCAAAACGCAGAATCCATTCAACTGTTGAAGCAATCTACAACAGGTAAGTATATGGTAAATCATCTGGTGCCTCCTCAACATGATGGTTATCACTCACGTCCACAAACAATCCTCTCAGAACCTCTATGTTATAATTGTGGACTATACCCACTATATTTTTCAGGTACTCTACATCATTTATCATCCCAGTTATCACTACATGTATATCGTGGTTATCTGGAGTGATCACCCTAAGTTCGGGGCTCGGGATGGGCTGTCTAGCAATCAGCTCAAAATTCCCGAGAAGCAATCTGAAGCAGCCTCTGATTATCTGGTACTAGGGTAAAGAATGTGGATCATTCTTAGCCTTCAACCAACCAATTAAATCTTCTTGTCTATAGAAGCATATTGTTGCTACGAAATATTTCACCTTGTGTACTTCGGCAGTGGTTGTGACCTTATAATTTAAGGTAAAGTCCCCTGGAATCTCCAGCAACAAATTAGCCATTGTTTTgcactttttttataaaatagaatACTCAGTTATTGATATGACTATTATGCTCCTTTACTAGTAGCTATTAAAGAATTCATACATAGAGACAACTCAATATTCTGGCCTTTTACTAGTATTGGCACTTTCcatattttccttttaatttcattttgccATGCAACAACCTGTGTTGCTCTAATGGGGAGGGGAAAGGGGTTAAATTCAAAACGCAGAGCCCATTCAACTGCTGAAGCAATCTATAACAGGTAAGTATATGGTTAATCATCTGGTACCTCCTCAACATGATGGTTATCACTCACGTCGACAAACGATCCTCTCAGAACCTCTATGTTATAATTGCGGACTATACCCACTATATTTTTTAGGTATTCTACATCCTTTATTATCTCTGTTATCTCCACATGTATATCGTGGTTATCTGGAGTGATCACCCTAAGTTCGGGGCACGGGATGGGCTGTCTAGCAATTAGCTTGAAATGCAAAATATGTTAACCTCGTGAACTAGTCTGAAGCAGCCTCTGATCATATGGTGTTGGGGTAAAAGATTGTGAATCATTCTTAGCCTTCAACCAACCTCTTAAACCTTATTGTCTATAGGAGCGTATTGTTACTACGACATATTTCACCTCGTGTACTTCGGTAGTGGTTGTGACCTTATAATTTAAGGTCAAGTCCCTTGGAATCTCCACCGACAAATTAGCCATTGTTCTGcactttttttatataatagaatactCAGCCATTGATTTGACAATTATTCTCCTTTACTAGTAGCTATTAAGGAATTCATACACAAAGAAAACGCAATATTCTGGCATTTTACTAGTATTGGCGCTTGCcatattttccttttaattttattttgccaTACAACAACCTGTGTTGCTGTCATGGGGAGGGGGAAGGGGTTAAATTCGAAACGCAGAGCCTATTCAACTGCCGAAGCAATCTACAACAGGTAAGTATATGGTAAATCATCTGGTTCCTCCTCAACATGATGGTTATCACTCACGTCCACAAACGATCCTCTTAGAAGTTCTATGTTATAATTGCGAACTATACCCACTATATTTTTCAGATATTCTACATCCTTTATCATCTCTGTTATCACCAGATGTATATCGTGGTTATCTAGAGTGATCGCTCTAAGTTTGGGGCTCGGGATGGGCTGTCTAGCAATTAGCTCGAAATGCAAAACATGTTGACCCCGTGAAGCAGTCTGAAGCAGCCTCTTATCATCTGGTGCTGGGGTAAAAGAATGTGAATCATTCTTAGCCTTCAACCAATCTCTTAAATCTTCTTGTTTATAGGAGCGTATTGTTGCTACGACATATTTCACCTCGTGTACTTCGGTAGTGGTTGtgatcttataatttaaaatcaagTCCCCTGGAATCTCCACCAACAAACTAGCCATTGTTTTGCACTTTTTTGATAGAATAGAATACTCAGCCATTGATTTGACAATTATGCTCCTTTACTAGTAGCTATTAAAGAATTCATACACAAAGAAAACTCAGTATTCTGGCATTTTACTTGTATTGGCGCTTgccatattttcattttaattttattttgccaTGCAACAACCTGTGTTGCTATCATGGGCAGGGGGAGGTGgttaaaatcaaaatgcaaagCCCATTCACTCGATGAAGCAATCTCCAACAGGTAAGTATATGGTAAATC
This portion of the Arachis duranensis cultivar V14167 chromosome 6, aradu.V14167.gnm2.J7QH, whole genome shotgun sequence genome encodes:
- the LOC107492741 gene encoding vacuolar-sorting protein BRO1-like — encoded protein: MVLSIPLKKTNPVELYLPLRKLVASEYSESDAEKVESVLETLNKCRRDMVERRGDLSLPMQRDCLIHYFKCLCMVEPLFNPEHKDGVSSQRNAIQLEKAAVLFNIGAIHSQIAASCDRTTALGRHLAMDAFRVAANFFDILWKDFAKDVVSATLDLTPLFAQFLHYLFPAQASELELQQQLNNNDASNAFQKHECAGEFVSVYGLYLSACLVISKVSGAAVRKHVYSFDRTWVTHLRQKMKFFQPEVRQRRKSSFLPESEGPDVYSWVTSCAPDDDAECVTEILVRGFCRGSMMPVLPKK